In the genome of Roseofilum casamattae BLCC-M143, the window TGAAGTGAGTCCAGAGCGGAGTAAGCTCAAAGCTCTCCTCTCAATTTTCGGTCGAGATACCCCCGTAGAACTTGAATTTAATCAAGTCGAAAAACAATAACTGTCATTAGAAAGTCAATTTGAGGATAGCTGACCTATGGCCAAAAAAGTTGTAGCCATGATTAAGTTAGCTCTGCCCGCTGGCAAAGCTAACCCCGCTCCCCCCGTCGGTCCCGCTCTGGGTCAACACGGGGTGAACATCATGATGTTCTGTAAAGAATACAATGCCAAAACGGCCGACCAAGCCGGGATGGTCATTCCGGTAGAAATTTCGGTGTATGAAGACCGCAGTTTTACTTTTGTTCTGAAAACGCCACCGGCATCGGTTTTGATCAAAAAAGCAGCCAAAATTGATAAAGGTTCGGCCGAACCGAATAAACAGAAAGTCGGAACCATTACCCGCACCCAACTACAAGAAATTGCCCAAACCAAAATGCCCGACCTCAATGCCAATGACATTGAAGCGGCCATGAACATTGTTGCCGGAACGGCCCGCAATATGGGAGTGAAGGTCGTAGACTAGAATTAAGCTCTCGTTCCGTGTTATACTGACTCGGCTATCCTCGATCTTTAGATGGATTGTTTCGGATAGAACTAAACCAACCCAAATGGGGGAGAGGCTTGCGCTTCGTTATTGACCCCAGGAGAACTGATTAACCATGCCTAAAAAGCGATCGCGCCGACTCGAAGCGCTGTACCAAAAAGTAGAAGAGAGGCCCTACGAACCCCTCGAAGCCATTCAATTACTGAAAGAAACAGCTACAGCTAAATTTTCAGAAGCGGCAGAAGTCCACATCCGTCTCGGTATCGATCCCAAATATACCGACCAACAACTGCGAACCACCGTAACCCTCCCCAAAGGAACCGGGCAAACTGTTCGCGTTGCTGTCATCGCTCGCGGTGAAAAAGTAGCGGAAGCCTCCAACGGTGGAGCTGATGTGGTTGGCTCGGAAGACCTGATCGATGAAATCCAGAAAGGACGGATGGATTTTGACCGACTCATTGCGACTCCAGATATGATGCCGCAAGTGGCTAAACTCGGTCGCTTGCTCGGACCTCGCGGCTTAATGCCATCGCCGAAAGCCGGAACCGTTACTTTCGATCTCGTTACTGCGATCGAAGAAGTGAAAGCCGGTAAACTAGAATTTCGGGCAGACCGTACCGGAATTGTCCATCTGCTCTTTGGCAAAGCTGAATTCAGTGCCGAAGACCTGCTGGAAAACCTGAGAGCGTTGCAAGATACCATCGATCGCAATAAGCCTTCAGGAGCGAAAGGACGCTACTGGCGCACCGTCCATCTTTGTGCCACTATGGGCCCCCCTATAGAGGTCGATATTGCAGCATTGCGGGAGCTGAAAGCAGCCGAAGCAACCTAATATTTTATCCCTTATCGATTGCCCGAGATAGCAGGTGCTTACTGCTTAATACCCTGCCGAGGCCGTCGAAAATGCAGTTATTTATCCTTAGAGATAGCTCGACTATCCCAGGAAGCAATATCTTCATTTTCGCCAACAGTGCCCCGGCTACCCTGCTGGGGCATTTGTCGTCTTGGGGATGATTTTTGGGGTTAACGTCCGAAACCATGGAGGTAAAACATCAATGGGGAGAACCCTAGAAGACAAAAAGGCCATTGTGGCCGAATTGAAAGAAACCTTAGAAGAGACACAACTCATTGTTGCGATCGACTATAAGGGACTTTCAGTTGCCGAAATCACCGACTTGCGGAATCAACTTCGCCCGACAGGAACCACCTGTAAGGTCACCAAGAACACCCTGATGCGCAAAGCCGTAGAAGGGAATGACGCTTGGGAACCGATGAAAGAATTCCTGTCCGACTCCTCCGCCTTTTTGCTGGTGAAAGAAGATATTGGTGGCGCCATTAAAGCGTACCAA includes:
- the rplK gene encoding 50S ribosomal protein L11, with protein sequence MAKKVVAMIKLALPAGKANPAPPVGPALGQHGVNIMMFCKEYNAKTADQAGMVIPVEISVYEDRSFTFVLKTPPASVLIKKAAKIDKGSAEPNKQKVGTITRTQLQEIAQTKMPDLNANDIEAAMNIVAGTARNMGVKVVD
- the rplJ gene encoding 50S ribosomal protein L10 translates to MGRTLEDKKAIVAELKETLEETQLIVAIDYKGLSVAEITDLRNQLRPTGTTCKVTKNTLMRKAVEGNDAWEPMKEFLSDSSAFLLVKEDIGGAIKAYQAFQKASKKTELRGGVMEGRALSEADIKAIGNLPSKEQLIAQIAGAINGVATKLAVGIKEVPSSLGRALQAYVDKEGGDDSGSEAA
- the rplA gene encoding 50S ribosomal protein L1, with translation MPKKRSRRLEALYQKVEERPYEPLEAIQLLKETATAKFSEAAEVHIRLGIDPKYTDQQLRTTVTLPKGTGQTVRVAVIARGEKVAEASNGGADVVGSEDLIDEIQKGRMDFDRLIATPDMMPQVAKLGRLLGPRGLMPSPKAGTVTFDLVTAIEEVKAGKLEFRADRTGIVHLLFGKAEFSAEDLLENLRALQDTIDRNKPSGAKGRYWRTVHLCATMGPPIEVDIAALRELKAAEAT